ACTTTTTCATTTACAAGTCCTGTAATATCCTCTCCATTTTTAACTTTATTTCTAATTTCAGTTGAAGATATATTATAGTATTCATTTTCTAAAATAATAATATTTTTATTATTTAAAAGTTCACTATCAATTTCAGTATTTTTATCATCTTTTCTTCTAAAAACAATAAACTTACATAAATTTAATAATTCCTTGTAATTTTTCCAAGTTTTTAAATTTTTTAATGAATCCTCTCCTATAATTTCAAAGAATTCATTATCTTTACCGTAGATTTTAATTAATTTTAAAAGAGTATCATAAGTATAAGATTTTCCTTCACTTTTTATTTCAATATCTGAAACTTCAACTTTTTTATTATTTTTAAAAATTTCTTTACAAATTTTTAATCTAGTATCAGACTGCTCTAAATTATTTTCTCTATGTGAAGGAATGCCAACAGGAATTATTATTATCTTATCCATATCTAAATTTTTTAAAACATAGTCAACTATCTTTTCATGTCCTATATGCATTGGATTAAAACTTCCACCATAGATAGCTATTTTCATATTATTTTCTCCATTAGAATATTTTTTAAGTCTTGGTTTAAAATAAAATCTTTTTCAAAATATTTATATAAACTTGCTCTAAATTTATTTACATTTTTTAATTTATATTTATTTAAAACTTTTTCAAATATGTTCAAATAAATTTTTTTATCATCAGAATAATTTTTCATATCAAAGTTTAAATTATTTTCATCAACTTCCATATAAATGGAATAATCATCTCTAAATTTAGTCAAATATGCAATTATAATATAAAAGATATTTTCATCATAGTTAATTTTAGAAAAAATTTCTTCTAAGGCATAAACAAAAAATAACTTTAAATCTTTTGGATTTCCCATTAGAGAAAAGTTATATGCAGTTTCAAAAAAGGATTTTTTATCCCTTAAAAATAATTCTTTTGCAAAGGTCTTAGAGAAATCTAAATGAGAATTGACCAAGGTTTTCATTAAATTTCTCTTTAAAGTTTCTATATCTAAGTTACTTGCTCTATCAATTTTTTTGATATTTTGTTTTTCTTCTGGGTATGAATATTTAAAAAGATATTCAGCTAAGTTTTCTTCATCATCACAAAATAAATAAAGTAAAGTTATAGGATTATATGCTTTTTGACTTATATCTCCATCTTCATTCACTTTAAAATATGTTCTCATATCAAAAAAAGAAGAATATTCAGAAAGAATTGTAAATTTTCCCTTTTCTTTTATAAGTTCAATAGTTTTTTCTAAATTTTTTTCTCTTAAAAACTCAACTTTACTATCTTTTTTCATAGATTACCCTTTCATATCTTTTAATGTGTTATCTTCTAACATTGTAAATTCAATCTTCAATACATATAAATTACTAATATTCAAATTATCTGGCAATTTAACTAAATCTTTTTCTGTTGTAAATATATAATCAGCATCCATTTTTTCAGCTTTTTTTCTAATTAATGCTATATCCTTAGGTTTAAAATTATGGTGATCTTTAAAATCTAATCTTTCTATATAAGCTGGTGCTAATGAAATTACAGTTTTTTCAAAATTTAATGGATTAGCAAGTCCTGAAAATATTAAAAGTCTTTTACCCTTTACCCAAAACAATGGTTTCATATTTCCCTTTAAATCACATAATTTACTGATCCCATGTTTTGCAACAGACACCTCTTTATGAAATTTCTTAATAAAATAATTTTTTATTCTTTTAAGCTCTCTTTCATTTACTAAATCTGATTTAGTTATAATAAATTCAGAAGCTCTTTTTACAGCTCTTTTAAAATCTTCTCTTAATAGTCCACGAGGTAAAACATAGCCTCCACCAAAAGGATTAGTTGCATCTATTAGGACAACATCTCTATCTCTATATAGTTTTCTATGTTGAAAACCATCATCTAAAACTATTGTATCTATATCAAAATGTTTTTTAGCAAACATACAAGCCTTATATCTATCTGCTCCTACTATCACAGGGACTTTTAAATTAATTGCGTGTAAGTATGATTCATCTCCACTTTCCTGTGGTGTTGCAAAAATTACCATTCCATCACTTACAAGCAGTGGATCTCTTTTTCTTTTTCCTCTATATCCACGAGAAACAACTGCAACTTTTCTTCCTCTTGCCAATAATTTTTTTACAAAGAAATGTACTGCTGGGGTTTTCCCTGTTCCTCCAACACTGACATTTCCAATACAAATAACCTCAACACCAGGAACTTTTCGTATGGGTAATATTTTTTCATCATATAAAAAATTTCGTATTGTAGTTATCAAAAGATATATATATGACAATAACCTCATTTCTCCTCCTAAGTGTTAAGATTCTTCCTAATTATTTTCCTTATTTTCAGATAATATTTTTGTAATTTTATCAGGTGAAACAATTTTAGAAATTCCTATCTCTTTATTCATTGTAACACCAAAAATACTGTCTGATTCTTTCATAGTTTCTTTATTATGAGTGATTAAGATAAATTGAGATTTATCTGTAAAATCTCTTAATTTTCCAAGTAAATTCTTAGTGTTTTTTTCATCAAGTGCAGCTTCAATTTCATCTAAGAAAGTAAATGGACTTGGTTTATACATAAAGATTGCCATAATAAAAGCTATTGCTACCATTGATTTTTCTCCACCAGAAAGTAAAGATAATGGTTGTCTTTTCTTATTTTTAAATTTTACAAATATTTCTATTCCACAGTTTTCAAAATCTTCTGGGTTGATGATATTTAATCGTCCCTCTGTATTTCTGATTGTTTCATCACACATCTTATTAAAATTTTCATTTATATTTTGATATGTTGTATGAAAATCTTCATGTATTCTTTCATCAATTTCTTGAATTAAATCCATTACTTGCTTTCTTGATTTTACAACATCATCTCTTTCTCTTGCTAAATAATCATATCTCTCTTTTAATTGTTTAAATTCATTGATAGCAAGTAAATTTACATCTCCAAAATTATTTAATTTATTTTCCAAACTTCTTAAATGCTCCTTAGATGATTTCAATTTTCCAACTTCAATAACTTGTGCTGTAATTTCCGCAAGCTCATTTAATTTTTCATTTATATTTAAAATATCTGTTTTTATTTTTTCAATAACTTCTACTATCTTTTCAAATCTATCATTAGCATGTAATAGATCAGTTTCTAATTTAGACTTATCCTTAGATAATTCTCTTTCTTCATTACTTAAATTCTGTTCTCTTTCATTTAATGTTTCTATATCTCTATTCTCAGAATTATAGATCTTAGTGTGTTCTTCAATTTGATTTTGTAATTCTTCTTCTAAGGTTTCTAATTCTTGAATATTTTGTGAAAGCTCAATAACAATTTTAGAATTCTTTTCTTTTTCTTCTTGTAATTCTACATTTTCAATCTCTTTACTATGAATATTTTTTTCAAGTTGCTCAATAGTGCTTTGATTATTAAGAAATAGAATTCTTGTATCAGAAAATTGCTTATTTAAAGTATCTATTTCAGAAATAGTCTGTTTTAGTAAATTCTCATCTATTTCTATATCCTTTTTTAAAGAAGCTATATGTTTTTCAGTTTCTTCAATAGTAGAAAACGAAGAACTTATTCTATTTTGATATGAAGTTTTATACTTTTCAGCATCTTCAATATTAAAACTTATACTACGAATATCCTTAGATATTTTTTCAGATTTTTCAGCTAAATTCTCAAAATCTTTTTTTAATAACTCTATGCTTTTTCTAATATTATCTTCCAATGAATCTATTTTATCAACTTCATTTTCATAATTTTCTAACCTAATACTTAAATCTTCCCTTTTTTTACTTCCCTCAGTTATTTTAGACTTTAAATTTGTAACCTTTTCTTCTAAAATTTTAATTTCTTTTTTTCTTTCAAAAATTTGGTTAATAGTTGATTTTTGATTTTCTCCACCTGTAATTCTACCTCTTGAACTAACAAGCTCACCAGTTAGAGTTACTATATTTCCAGAGAATAAATTTTTATTTAAAATATCTGTTGCTATATCAATATTTTCAACTATTAAAAGTCCTCCAAAAATAAAATCAATTACCTTTTGATATTTTGTATCAGCTGTAATTAAATCAGCAGCTAATCCTAAAACACCATTGATATTAGCTTTAAATTCTCTTCTATTAGGTTTTATTGTATCAAGTGCTAAAAATGAAGCTCTTCCTAATTTTTTTTCAGTCAAAAAGGTTATACATTTTTTAGCTACTTCTTTATCTTCAACTATAATATCTTGTAAATTTCCTGGTATAGCAGCTTCAACAGCCTTTTCAAATTTTTCATCAAATTTAATAAGAGAAATTAAAACTCCATCTATGCCATTAATACCACTATTTAAAACTTCTTTGACGCCTTTAAAAAAGCCCTCATTGTTTTCATCCATTCTTACAAGAGCTTCTAACTTTCCAGAAGAAGTTTTTTCTTGATATTCAAATTCTCTTATATCTTGGGAAAGTTTGTTTATTGATTTACTTATTTCAGAAAGCTGGTTTACTAAGAATTCATTTCTTTCTTCTGTTTTAGTCAATTCTTCCTTCCTAGCTTCAAGTTGAGAATGAACTAAATCTTTTTCTTCATTGTTAGCCAATAACTTTTTATTAGCTTCTTCTAATTCTTTTTTAAAGTTTTCTACCTCATCTTGACTTGATTTTAATTTTTTCTCATTGTTTTCTATTTCATTGGAAGCAAGTTGTTTTTCAAGCTCTAAATCTCTAACTTTTTTATTTCTATTTTCAATTAAATCAGACTTTTGAGTCTTAATAGTTTCTAAATTAAGTATTTTATTTTCAAATTCTTTATTTGCAGCAGCCATTTCTAAAATATTTTTAGAAATTTCATCTTTTTTATTTTTTGATTCAGTTACTTCCTCTAATTTTTTTTCAATTTTATTATCTAAATGTAAGATATATTCTTCTTTTACTAACTTTTCTTTTTTTACATTATCTAATCTTTCAGAAGTAACAGCTTTTTCTTTTTCATTTTCAGAAATTATATTTCTTAACTCTTTATTTCTTGAATCTATTAAAAGCTTTTCTTTTTTTACTTCTTCTTTTTCTAAATCAATAGTATTTAATCTTTCCAAAGTTTTATTAAGTTTTTCTTGTAATTCAAAGCATTCTGTTTGATACTTTTCTTTTATATCTTCATTTTCAGAAAGATTTTTTTCTTTTTGTTCAAGTTCAGTTATATAAATTCCTTTTGCTAATGAAGACTTTTCATCTCTTAAATCTATATATTTTTGTGCAAGTTCTGCTTGCTTTTCAATTTTATTTTTATTTTCTCTTGTTTCATTTAAAATAAATTCTACCTTATCTAAATTAATTTCTATATTGGCTAAATTCTTTTGTGCTTCAATTCTATTAGCTTGTAATTTTTTTATTCCAGCTGCTTCTTCTATTATACTCTTAATTTCTTTTGGAGATGAATTTATTATTCTTTCAACTTTTCCTTGACCTATAACAGAGTATGCAGTCTTTCCAATACCAGTATCTAAAAATAGAGTTCCTATTTCTTTAAGCCTACTCTTAGTATCATTTATTAGATATTCATTTTCTCCTGAAATATGAATTCTTCTTGTAATTTTTACTGTATTGTTATCTAAATCTAAGTATCTATCAGAATTATCTATTATCAATGAAACTTCTGCTTTTGTAGCAGGTTTCTTTTCTTTTCCACCAGAAAAAATAACATCTTGGCTTTCTTTTGCTCTAATGTTTTTGTATGATTGCTCACCTAAAACCCATAGGACAGCATCTAAAATATTTGATTTTCCACTTCCATTTGGTCCAACTATTGATGTGATTCCACGATTGAAATCTATATATACTTTATCACCAAAAGATTTGAAACCATTTATTTCAACTGCTTTTAGATACATATTTTCTCCTATAAATAAATATTAAAAATTCTATATTTAACACTGTATTATAACATATTAATAAAAAAATCACACTCCTTTTATTTTTTTTACAATAAAAATAGCTTTTTATTAAAAAAAATGTTAATATTCAAATGTAATAATTAAATTTTATCAAGGAGGAAAATTTTTATGGAGAATTTAAAGTTAGATAGTTTTTTGGAATATAAATTTTTATCAAATTTAGATTTCAATCCTGATGGTAGTAATTTAGCTTTTAGCCTTAGTGAAGCAGATTTAGAAAACAATACTTACAAACATTTTATTTACAATTTAGATACAAAAAATAAAGAAATTAAAAAATTAACTCATTCTGGAAAGGAAAAAAACTCTCTTTGGTTAAATAATAATACCATTTTATTTACAGCTGATAGAGATGAAGATATAAAAGAAAAGAAAAAAATTGGAGAAACTTGGACAATATATTATGCACTTGATATAAAAAATGGTGGAGAAGCCTATGAGTGTATGAGGCTACCAATTGATGTAACAGAAATTAAAATAATTGATGAAAATAATTTTATACTTACAGCTGATTTTGATAATAATTCACTTAATTTGAATGATTTAAAAGGTGAAGAAAGAGAAAAAGCAATTAAACAAATTGAAGAAAATAAAGATTATGAAGTTTTAGATGAAATTCCATTTTGGAGTAATGGAAATGGTTTTAGAAATAAAAAGAGAAATAGACTTTATCATTTTGATAAATTAAATAATAAATTAACTCCTATTTCTGATGAATATACAAATGTTGAATCTTTTAATATAAAAAAAAATAAAGTTATTTTTATAGGCAGAACTTATAAAGATAAACAAGGTTTAACCGCTGGACTTTGGACTTATGATATCAAAAATAATAACTTAGAAACAATTATTTCTGATAATATTTATGATATCAGTTATGCAAATTTTATTGAAGATAAAATAATCTGTGCTCTAAGTGATATGAAAGAATATGGAATAAATGAAAATCATAAAATCTATTTAGTAGGCAGTAATAAAAATATAAGTCTTTTATATGATAATGACACTTGGCTTGCTTGTACAGTTGGAAGTGATTGTAGATTAGGTGGAGGAAAATCATTTAAAGTAATAGAAAATAAACTATATTTTCTATCTACAATAGCTGATAGTGTTCATCTAAGTTCACTTGATACAAATGGAAAGATTGAGATTTTATGTTCTGAAAATGGTAGCATAGATTTTTTTGATATAGCAAATAATGAAATATATTATGTTGGAATGAGAGATTATACTTTGCAAGAAATTTATAAATTAGAAAATAATTCTTCTATTAAATTAAGTTCTTTTAATGATGAAATAAATAAAAAATATAAGATATCTAAGCCAGAAGTTTTTGATTTTACTACAAATGGAGATACAACAAAAGGGTTTGTAATTTATCCTGTTGACTATGATAAAAATAAAACGTATCCAGCAATACTTGATATACATGGTGGACCTAAAACAGTTTATGGAGACGTTTATTACCATGAAATGCAAGTCTGGGCTAATATGGGTTACTTTGTGATATTTACTAATCCACATGGTAGTGATGGATATGGAAATAAATTTGCAGATATTAGAGGAAAATATGGAACTATTGACTATGAAGATTTAATGAACTTTACTGATTATGTTTTAGAAAAATATCCTATTGATAAGACAAGAGTTGGAGTAACAGGTGGTTCTTATGGTGGATATATGACTAACTGGATAATAGGGCATACAGATAAATTTAAGTGTGCTGCCTCTCAAAGAAGTATATCTAACTGGATTTCAAAATTTGGTACAACAGATATAGGTTATTATTTTAATGCTGACCAAAACCAAGCTACTCCTTGGATAAATCATGATAAATTATGGTGGCATTCTCCACTTAAATATGCAGATAAAGCTAAAACTCCAACTTTATTTATTCATTCAGAAGAAGATTACAGATGTTGGTTAGCCGAAGGATTACAAATGTTTACTGCTCTAAAATATCATGGAGTAGAAGCTAGACTTTGTATGTTTAGAGGAGAAAATCATGAATTATCAAGAAGTGGAAAACCTAAACATAGAATTAGAAGATTAACAGAAATTACAAATTGGTTTGAGAAATATTTAAAGTAATAAAAATAATTTATTAGCAAACAGATTTTATAGATAAATTAATTATTTTTCTTGAAATATAATTAGTTTAAATTTTTAGTATTTCATTTAAACTGCTTGATAGCCATTAGTGTTTCGTGAGCTCCAAAATGCTCCCTCAACAATAATGGACATCGCAGCAGTTTTTATTAAAAGTTATTTAGCTTTATTTTCAAGAAAAATCTAGTTTATCTTTTATCTGAAATATAACTTATTTTTATTCACTTTTAATGATTATAGCATAGTATGGAAGGTGGTTTATGAAAAAAAATATTTTAAGAGTTTTTCTCTTTTTAATCATTTCTATTATAAGTTTTTCAGCAAGTTTTAGCATTTCTGACTTAGATGTGGAAGCTAAGCTTCAAAAAGATGGTTCAATGATAGTCAGTGAAGCTGTAACCTATGATATAGATGAGATAAATGGAATATACTTTGATATTGATGCAAAAGGATATGGAGGAATAACTTCTTTACAAGTTTTTGAAGATGAAGGACACTATGAAAATAATGTAATTTCTTATAGAGAAGTTGACCCTGTAAATTATGAAGTTACAGAAAATGATGGAGTGTATAGGATAAAACTTTATTCAAGAAATAATAATAATACAAGAACATTTAAGTTTGTCTATACATTGCCAGAAGCTATAAAAGTTTATGATGATGTGGCTCAATTAAACAGAAAAATGGTAGGACAAGATTGGCAACAGGGGATATCTACTGTTAAAGTAACTATTGAAATTCCAGTATCAAAGGATTATGATAACTCAAATATTTTAGTTTTTGGGCATGGACCTTTGACTGGGGAAGTTGATAAAGTAGAAAATACTGTTGTGTATAAATTAGATGATTATTATCCAGGAGATTTTTTAGAAGCACATATCTTAATGGAACCAGAAATATTTTCAGAATTTGATAAATCAAAAATAATTCATAAGGATATGAAAGAAGAACTTTTAGATATGGAAGCAAGACTTGCTGATGAGGCTAATGAAGAAAGAGAAAATGCTTTAAAAAGAGAAGAAAGTATACAAAAACTTTCTAAAAATGCAAAAACAATTTTTGGTGCAGAAGCATCTGTATGGGTAATTTTAATGTACTACATTCATGGAATATTTAAAAGAAAAAATAAATCTAAAAATAATGATATAAAATATTTAAGAGAATTACCTGACGATTCCTCTCCTGCTCTTGTAGGTGGAGTTATGACAAAAAGTGTCAATGATAATGAGATACTTGCTACCATTGTTGATTTAATCAGAAGAAAAGTTTTAACACTTGAAACTTCTGATAAAAAAACTATAATAACTTTAACAGGAAGTACAGGACTATTATCTGCTCAGGAAAAAACTATAATAGATATCTATATAAATGATTTTGGAGATGGAAGATCATTGGATTTAAAAAGTATTGGATTTTTCCATAAAGTTCCAATGACAACTGCTGGAAAATTTGAAAAATGGAGTGATTATATTATCAATGAAATGAATAGAAAAGGTTTAGTCTATGAACATATAGGCTGTGGTGCAACATTAATTTTTGTACTATTATCTGTAATATTTGCTTTTGGTGGTTTACTACAAGCAGCTTTAACAGAAAATACTCTTTTTATGTTTGGTATTCCATTAGGTGTTGTACTTTTCTTTTCAGCAGGAACAGCTAAGTATCCAAGTAAAAAATTAGCTGAAACAATGAGTAAATGGCAAGCATTTAAAAACTTTTTATCAGATTATTCTCAATTAGAAGAAGCAAAAATTACTTCTATACATCTTTGGGAACAATATTTTGTTTATGCAATAGCATTAGGAGTATCTGATAAAGTAGTAAAAGCATATAGAAAAGCATTGGATATGGGAATTATAAAAGATACTGATGGAATAAATAATCTTGCTTATTCACCTATATTTAATAGCAATTTTAGTCATTCATTTAGTAATTTAAATAGTTTAGTTAGTAAAACTAATTCA
This Fusobacterium animalis 7_1 DNA region includes the following protein-coding sequences:
- the nadD gene encoding nicotinate (nicotinamide) nucleotide adenylyltransferase, yielding MKIAIYGGSFNPMHIGHEKIVDYVLKNLDMDKIIIIPVGIPSHRENNLEQSDTRLKICKEIFKNNKKVEVSDIEIKSEGKSYTYDTLLKLIKIYGKDNEFFEIIGEDSLKNLKTWKNYKELLNLCKFIVFRRKDDKNTEIDSELLNNKNIIILENEYYNISSTEIRNKVKNGEDITGLVNEKVKKIIEKEYID
- the lpxK gene encoding tetraacyldisaccharide 4'-kinase, giving the protein MRLLSYIYLLITTIRNFLYDEKILPIRKVPGVEVICIGNVSVGGTGKTPAVHFFVKKLLARGRKVAVVSRGYRGKRKRDPLLVSDGMVIFATPQESGDESYLHAINLKVPVIVGADRYKACMFAKKHFDIDTIVLDDGFQHRKLYRDRDVVLIDATNPFGGGYVLPRGLLREDFKRAVKRASEFIITKSDLVNERELKRIKNYFIKKFHKEVSVAKHGISKLCDLKGNMKPLFWVKGKRLLIFSGLANPLNFEKTVISLAPAYIERLDFKDHHNFKPKDIALIRKKAEKMDADYIFTTEKDLVKLPDNLNISNLYVLKIEFTMLEDNTLKDMKG
- the smc gene encoding chromosome segregation protein SMC, which codes for MYLKAVEINGFKSFGDKVYIDFNRGITSIVGPNGSGKSNILDAVLWVLGEQSYKNIRAKESQDVIFSGGKEKKPATKAEVSLIIDNSDRYLDLDNNTVKITRRIHISGENEYLINDTKSRLKEIGTLFLDTGIGKTAYSVIGQGKVERIINSSPKEIKSIIEEAAGIKKLQANRIEAQKNLANIEINLDKVEFILNETRENKNKIEKQAELAQKYIDLRDEKSSLAKGIYITELEQKEKNLSENEDIKEKYQTECFELQEKLNKTLERLNTIDLEKEEVKKEKLLIDSRNKELRNIISENEKEKAVTSERLDNVKKEKLVKEEYILHLDNKIEKKLEEVTESKNKKDEISKNILEMAAANKEFENKILNLETIKTQKSDLIENRNKKVRDLELEKQLASNEIENNEKKLKSSQDEVENFKKELEEANKKLLANNEEKDLVHSQLEARKEELTKTEERNEFLVNQLSEISKSINKLSQDIREFEYQEKTSSGKLEALVRMDENNEGFFKGVKEVLNSGINGIDGVLISLIKFDEKFEKAVEAAIPGNLQDIIVEDKEVAKKCITFLTEKKLGRASFLALDTIKPNRREFKANINGVLGLAADLITADTKYQKVIDFIFGGLLIVENIDIATDILNKNLFSGNIVTLTGELVSSRGRITGGENQKSTINQIFERKKEIKILEEKVTNLKSKITEGSKKREDLSIRLENYENEVDKIDSLEDNIRKSIELLKKDFENLAEKSEKISKDIRSISFNIEDAEKYKTSYQNRISSSFSTIEETEKHIASLKKDIEIDENLLKQTISEIDTLNKQFSDTRILFLNNQSTIEQLEKNIHSKEIENVELQEEKEKNSKIVIELSQNIQELETLEEELQNQIEEHTKIYNSENRDIETLNEREQNLSNEERELSKDKSKLETDLLHANDRFEKIVEVIEKIKTDILNINEKLNELAEITAQVIEVGKLKSSKEHLRSLENKLNNFGDVNLLAINEFKQLKERYDYLARERDDVVKSRKQVMDLIQEIDERIHEDFHTTYQNINENFNKMCDETIRNTEGRLNIINPEDFENCGIEIFVKFKNKKRQPLSLLSGGEKSMVAIAFIMAIFMYKPSPFTFLDEIEAALDEKNTKNLLGKLRDFTDKSQFILITHNKETMKESDSIFGVTMNKEIGISKIVSPDKITKILSENKENN
- a CDS encoding alpha/beta hydrolase family protein, translating into MENLKLDSFLEYKFLSNLDFNPDGSNLAFSLSEADLENNTYKHFIYNLDTKNKEIKKLTHSGKEKNSLWLNNNTILFTADRDEDIKEKKKIGETWTIYYALDIKNGGEAYECMRLPIDVTEIKIIDENNFILTADFDNNSLNLNDLKGEEREKAIKQIEENKDYEVLDEIPFWSNGNGFRNKKRNRLYHFDKLNNKLTPISDEYTNVESFNIKKNKVIFIGRTYKDKQGLTAGLWTYDIKNNNLETIISDNIYDISYANFIEDKIICALSDMKEYGINENHKIYLVGSNKNISLLYDNDTWLACTVGSDCRLGGGKSFKVIENKLYFLSTIADSVHLSSLDTNGKIEILCSENGSIDFFDIANNEIYYVGMRDYTLQEIYKLENNSSIKLSSFNDEINKKYKISKPEVFDFTTNGDTTKGFVIYPVDYDKNKTYPAILDIHGGPKTVYGDVYYHEMQVWANMGYFVIFTNPHGSDGYGNKFADIRGKYGTIDYEDLMNFTDYVLEKYPIDKTRVGVTGGSYGGYMTNWIIGHTDKFKCAASQRSISNWISKFGTTDIGYYFNADQNQATPWINHDKLWWHSPLKYADKAKTPTLFIHSEEDYRCWLAEGLQMFTALKYHGVEARLCMFRGENHELSRSGKPKHRIRRLTEITNWFEKYLK
- a CDS encoding DUF2207 domain-containing protein, with the protein product MKKNILRVFLFLIISIISFSASFSISDLDVEAKLQKDGSMIVSEAVTYDIDEINGIYFDIDAKGYGGITSLQVFEDEGHYENNVISYREVDPVNYEVTENDGVYRIKLYSRNNNNTRTFKFVYTLPEAIKVYDDVAQLNRKMVGQDWQQGISTVKVTIEIPVSKDYDNSNILVFGHGPLTGEVDKVENTVVYKLDDYYPGDFLEAHILMEPEIFSEFDKSKIIHKDMKEELLDMEARLADEANEERENALKREESIQKLSKNAKTIFGAEASVWVILMYYIHGIFKRKNKSKNNDIKYLRELPDDSSPALVGGVMTKSVNDNEILATIVDLIRRKVLTLETSDKKTIITLTGSTGLLSAQEKTIIDIYINDFGDGRSLDLKSIGFFHKVPMTTAGKFEKWSDYIINEMNRKGLVYEHIGCGATLIFVLLSVIFAFGGLLQAALTENTLFMFGIPLGVVLFFSAGTAKYPSKKLAETMSKWQAFKNFLSDYSQLEEAKITSIHLWEQYFVYAIALGVSDKVVKAYRKALDMGIIKDTDGINNLAYSPIFNSNFSHSFSNLNSLVSKTNSRANSAIASSRRSSSSGGGGGFSSGSSGGGGSHGGGGGF